In a genomic window of Urocitellus parryii isolate mUroPar1 chromosome 11, mUroPar1.hap1, whole genome shotgun sequence:
- the LOC113189059 gene encoding cytochrome P450 4A11-like isoform X2 translates to MSVSALSFFRLQGGIFGFLQLASLLCLLLLLFKAAQFYLRRQWLLKATQQFPSPPSHWLFGHKQTQMDQELQLLLKLVEKFPSACPRWVWGSRIFFMIYDPDYMKMILGRSDPKTKTTSRFLAPWIGYGLLLLNGQTWFQHRRMLTPAFHYDILKPYLGIMADSVRVMLNKWEKLTNEDSFEISQDISLMTLDSIMKCAFSYQDNVQLDRNSQAYIKAISDLSYLIPSRVRNAFHQNDIIYRLTSAGRWTNHACQIAHKHTDQVIRQRKAQLKDEGELEKIKKKRHLDFLDILLFAKMENGSSLSDEDLRAEVDTFMFEGHDTTASGISWIFYALATHPEHQQKCREEVQSLLGDGDSITWENLDQMPYTTMCIKEALRIYPPVPTMGRKLSKPITFPDGRSLPKGIFVTLSIYGLHHNPKVWPNPEEFDPFRFAPGSTRHSHSFLPFSGGSRNCIGKQFAMNEMKVAVALTLLRFELLPDSTKVPFPVQRIVLKSKNGFHLHLRKLH, encoded by the exons ATGAGCGTCTCTGCACTGAGCTTCTTCAGACTCCAGGGCGGCATCTTTGGGTTCCTCCAGCTGGCCTCCCTGCTCTGTCTGCTTCTGCTGCTGTTCAAGGCAGCCCAGTTCTACCTGCGCAGGCAATGGCTGCTCAAAGCTACCCAGCAGTTCCCATCCCCGCCCTCCCACTGGCTCTTTGGGCACAAG CAG ACCCAAATGGACCAGGAACTGCAACTGCTGCTGAAATTGGTAGAGAAATTCCCAAGTGCCTGTCCTCGCTGGGTATGGGGAAGTAGGATCTTCTTCATGATTTACGATCCTGACTACATGAAGATGATTCTGGGGAGATCAG ACCCCAAAACTAAAACTACTTCCAGATTCCTGGCTCCCTGGATTG GGTATGGCTTGCTCCTGTTGAATGGGCAGACGTGGTTCCAGCACCGCCGGATGTTGACCCCAGCCTTCCACTATGACATCCTGAAGCCCTACCTGGGAATCATGGCTGACTCTGTCAGAGTGATGCTg AACAAGTGGGAGAAGCTTACCAACGAGGACTCATTTGAGATCTCTCAAGACATCTCTTTGATGACTCTGGACTCCATCATGAAGTGCGCCTTCAGTTATCAAGACAATGTTCAGCTGGACAG GAATTCCCAGGCCTACATCAAGGCTATTAGTGACCTGAGCTACTTGATACCTTCTCGTGTGCGGAATGCCTTTCATCAGAATGACATCATCTATAGACTGACCTCTGCTGGTCGCTGGACCAACCATGCCTGCCAGATTGCCCATAAGCACACAG ACCAAGTGATCAGGCAGAGGAAAGCTCAATTGAAGGATGAGGGAGAGCTGGAGAAGATCAAGAAGAAGAGGCACTTGGATTTCCTGGACATCCTCCTGTTTGCCAAA ATGGAGAATGGGAGCAGCCTGTCTGATGAGGACCTTCGTGCCGAGGTGGACACCTTCATGTTTGAGGGCCATGACACCACAGCCAGCGGTATCTCCTGGATCTTCTATGCTCTGGCCACACACCCTGAGCATCAGCAGAAGTGCAGGGAGGAGGTCCAGAGCCTCCTGGGGGATGGAGACTCCATCACCTG GGAAAACCTGGACCAGATGCCCTACACCACCATGTGCATCAAGGAGGCCCTGAGGATCTATCCACCAGTACCAACTATGGGcagaaaactcagcaaacctATCACCTTTCCTGATGGACGTTCCTTACCCAAAG GTATCTTTGTCACACTATCCATTTATGGCCTTCATCACAACCCGAAGGTGTGGCCAAACCCAGAG GAGTTTGACCCTTTCCGATTTGCACCCGGTTCTACTCGACACAGCCATTCATTCCTGCCTTTTTCAGGGGGATCTAG GAACTGCATCGGGAAGCAATTTGCCATGAATGAAATGAAGGTGGCCGTGGCCCTTACCCTGCTTCGCTTTGAGCTGCTGCCGGATTCCACCAAAGTCCCCTTCCCCGTGCAACGTATTGTGTTAAAGTCCAAGAATGGGTTCCACCTGCATCTCAGGAAGCTCCACTAA
- the LOC113189059 gene encoding cytochrome P450 4A11-like isoform X1, whose amino-acid sequence MSVSALSFFRLQGGIFGFLQLASLLCLLLLLFKAAQFYLRRQWLLKATQQFPSPPSHWLFGHKTQMDQELQLLLKLVEKFPSACPRWVWGSRIFFMIYDPDYMKMILGRSDPKTKTTSRFLAPWIGYGLLLLNGQTWFQHRRMLTPAFHYDILKPYLGIMADSVRVMLNKWEKLTNEDSFEISQDISLMTLDSIMKCAFSYQDNVQLDRNSQAYIKAISDLSYLIPSRVRNAFHQNDIIYRLTSAGRWTNHACQIAHKHTDQVIRQRKAQLKDEGELEKIKKKRHLDFLDILLFAKMENGSSLSDEDLRAEVDTFMFEGHDTTASGISWIFYALATHPEHQQKCREEVQSLLGDGDSITWENLDQMPYTTMCIKEALRIYPPVPTMGRKLSKPITFPDGRSLPKGIFVTLSIYGLHHNPKVWPNPEEFDPFRFAPGSTRHSHSFLPFSGGSRNCIGKQFAMNEMKVAVALTLLRFELLPDSTKVPFPVQRIVLKSKNGFHLHLRKLH is encoded by the exons ATGAGCGTCTCTGCACTGAGCTTCTTCAGACTCCAGGGCGGCATCTTTGGGTTCCTCCAGCTGGCCTCCCTGCTCTGTCTGCTTCTGCTGCTGTTCAAGGCAGCCCAGTTCTACCTGCGCAGGCAATGGCTGCTCAAAGCTACCCAGCAGTTCCCATCCCCGCCCTCCCACTGGCTCTTTGGGCACAAG ACCCAAATGGACCAGGAACTGCAACTGCTGCTGAAATTGGTAGAGAAATTCCCAAGTGCCTGTCCTCGCTGGGTATGGGGAAGTAGGATCTTCTTCATGATTTACGATCCTGACTACATGAAGATGATTCTGGGGAGATCAG ACCCCAAAACTAAAACTACTTCCAGATTCCTGGCTCCCTGGATTG GGTATGGCTTGCTCCTGTTGAATGGGCAGACGTGGTTCCAGCACCGCCGGATGTTGACCCCAGCCTTCCACTATGACATCCTGAAGCCCTACCTGGGAATCATGGCTGACTCTGTCAGAGTGATGCTg AACAAGTGGGAGAAGCTTACCAACGAGGACTCATTTGAGATCTCTCAAGACATCTCTTTGATGACTCTGGACTCCATCATGAAGTGCGCCTTCAGTTATCAAGACAATGTTCAGCTGGACAG GAATTCCCAGGCCTACATCAAGGCTATTAGTGACCTGAGCTACTTGATACCTTCTCGTGTGCGGAATGCCTTTCATCAGAATGACATCATCTATAGACTGACCTCTGCTGGTCGCTGGACCAACCATGCCTGCCAGATTGCCCATAAGCACACAG ACCAAGTGATCAGGCAGAGGAAAGCTCAATTGAAGGATGAGGGAGAGCTGGAGAAGATCAAGAAGAAGAGGCACTTGGATTTCCTGGACATCCTCCTGTTTGCCAAA ATGGAGAATGGGAGCAGCCTGTCTGATGAGGACCTTCGTGCCGAGGTGGACACCTTCATGTTTGAGGGCCATGACACCACAGCCAGCGGTATCTCCTGGATCTTCTATGCTCTGGCCACACACCCTGAGCATCAGCAGAAGTGCAGGGAGGAGGTCCAGAGCCTCCTGGGGGATGGAGACTCCATCACCTG GGAAAACCTGGACCAGATGCCCTACACCACCATGTGCATCAAGGAGGCCCTGAGGATCTATCCACCAGTACCAACTATGGGcagaaaactcagcaaacctATCACCTTTCCTGATGGACGTTCCTTACCCAAAG GTATCTTTGTCACACTATCCATTTATGGCCTTCATCACAACCCGAAGGTGTGGCCAAACCCAGAG GAGTTTGACCCTTTCCGATTTGCACCCGGTTCTACTCGACACAGCCATTCATTCCTGCCTTTTTCAGGGGGATCTAG GAACTGCATCGGGAAGCAATTTGCCATGAATGAAATGAAGGTGGCCGTGGCCCTTACCCTGCTTCGCTTTGAGCTGCTGCCGGATTCCACCAAAGTCCCCTTCCCCGTGCAACGTATTGTGTTAAAGTCCAAGAATGGGTTCCACCTGCATCTCAGGAAGCTCCACTAA
- the LOC113189059 gene encoding cytochrome P450 4A11-like isoform X3 produces MSVSALSFFRLQGGIFGFLQLASLLCLLLLLFKAAQFYLRRQWLLKATQQFPSPPSHWLFGHKNKWEKLTNEDSFEISQDISLMTLDSIMKCAFSYQDNVQLDRNSQAYIKAISDLSYLIPSRVRNAFHQNDIIYRLTSAGRWTNHACQIAHKHTDQVIRQRKAQLKDEGELEKIKKKRHLDFLDILLFAKMENGSSLSDEDLRAEVDTFMFEGHDTTASGISWIFYALATHPEHQQKCREEVQSLLGDGDSITWENLDQMPYTTMCIKEALRIYPPVPTMGRKLSKPITFPDGRSLPKGIFVTLSIYGLHHNPKVWPNPEEFDPFRFAPGSTRHSHSFLPFSGGSRNCIGKQFAMNEMKVAVALTLLRFELLPDSTKVPFPVQRIVLKSKNGFHLHLRKLH; encoded by the exons ATGAGCGTCTCTGCACTGAGCTTCTTCAGACTCCAGGGCGGCATCTTTGGGTTCCTCCAGCTGGCCTCCCTGCTCTGTCTGCTTCTGCTGCTGTTCAAGGCAGCCCAGTTCTACCTGCGCAGGCAATGGCTGCTCAAAGCTACCCAGCAGTTCCCATCCCCGCCCTCCCACTGGCTCTTTGGGCACAAG AACAAGTGGGAGAAGCTTACCAACGAGGACTCATTTGAGATCTCTCAAGACATCTCTTTGATGACTCTGGACTCCATCATGAAGTGCGCCTTCAGTTATCAAGACAATGTTCAGCTGGACAG GAATTCCCAGGCCTACATCAAGGCTATTAGTGACCTGAGCTACTTGATACCTTCTCGTGTGCGGAATGCCTTTCATCAGAATGACATCATCTATAGACTGACCTCTGCTGGTCGCTGGACCAACCATGCCTGCCAGATTGCCCATAAGCACACAG ACCAAGTGATCAGGCAGAGGAAAGCTCAATTGAAGGATGAGGGAGAGCTGGAGAAGATCAAGAAGAAGAGGCACTTGGATTTCCTGGACATCCTCCTGTTTGCCAAA ATGGAGAATGGGAGCAGCCTGTCTGATGAGGACCTTCGTGCCGAGGTGGACACCTTCATGTTTGAGGGCCATGACACCACAGCCAGCGGTATCTCCTGGATCTTCTATGCTCTGGCCACACACCCTGAGCATCAGCAGAAGTGCAGGGAGGAGGTCCAGAGCCTCCTGGGGGATGGAGACTCCATCACCTG GGAAAACCTGGACCAGATGCCCTACACCACCATGTGCATCAAGGAGGCCCTGAGGATCTATCCACCAGTACCAACTATGGGcagaaaactcagcaaacctATCACCTTTCCTGATGGACGTTCCTTACCCAAAG GTATCTTTGTCACACTATCCATTTATGGCCTTCATCACAACCCGAAGGTGTGGCCAAACCCAGAG GAGTTTGACCCTTTCCGATTTGCACCCGGTTCTACTCGACACAGCCATTCATTCCTGCCTTTTTCAGGGGGATCTAG GAACTGCATCGGGAAGCAATTTGCCATGAATGAAATGAAGGTGGCCGTGGCCCTTACCCTGCTTCGCTTTGAGCTGCTGCCGGATTCCACCAAAGTCCCCTTCCCCGTGCAACGTATTGTGTTAAAGTCCAAGAATGGGTTCCACCTGCATCTCAGGAAGCTCCACTAA